The following DNA comes from Candidatus Methylomirabilis sp..
CGAAATTATACTCCATTAGGGTGAGAACTGGAAAGCACTTTTGCACGGGACTGCGCTACTGTAAGGTATCTCAGCCGAGCGGAAAGCTTTGCAGGATGGAGTAGCGTGCGCCCCCAACACTCAGGTCGCTCTTCATCAACTCGATCCGGTCAAGCACCATCTCGCCCAGCGCCTCGACAGGCGCCAAGGTGAGGGCACGCGCTAACTGCTCTCGATGGGCAGGGCTCCGCACCCGACCCAGCGTGAGATGCGCGGTGAACGGCCGCATCTCCCGTGCAAATCCAAGCGGCTCGAGCCCCGTCTCGACCCTCGACTGAAGCGCTGTCAGCGCCTGCGCGCCATGGGAGACGCCGACCCAGACGATCCGGGCCGCGCGGGGACGGGGAAAGGCACCGAGACCCTCAAAGACCAGGCGAATCGGACCACACCCGGCAGCCGCTGCAGCGACCACCTCTCCGATGGCGCCAAGGCGACCCTCCTCGACCTGTCCAAGGAATTTGAGGGTAAGATGGAGGTTCTCCGGCCGCACCCACCCGACGTCGGCGCGGGTAGTCTTGAGCTGATCCTGCACCCTGGCCAGGGCTGTTTTGAGATCGGAATCCAGGTTGGCGGCAACAAAGACGCGAATCATCGAGCCGGGTTGGGAATCAGGCCGGTCCGGCATGTCGATGCGAGAGCAGGTATCGACGAAGGACGTCGAGGGCCTCCTGGGAGGCGAGCAGTTTATTGGTCTCACGATCCCCCGGGAACCGGTACTCACGGCAGGTGACGCTGTCGTGTGAGGCAATTGCAATATAGGTCAGGCCGACCGGTTTCGTGGCGGCGCCCCCGCCCGGCCCAGCGATGCCGGTGATACCCAGCGCCAGATCCGTTTCGGCCGTCCGCCGCATCCCCGCAGCCATCGCCAAGGCAACGGGTCGGCTGACAGCGCCATGCGCTTCGATCAGCTCGCGGGGGACCCCGAGTAGACGTTCTTTGGCGTAGTTGCTGTAGACCACCTCGCCGCGAATAAAATAGGCGGAACTTCCCGGGAGATT
Coding sequences within:
- the thpR gene encoding RNA 2',3'-cyclic phosphodiesterase, whose protein sequence is MIRVFVAANLDSDLKTALARVQDQLKTTRADVGWVRPENLHLTLKFLGQVEEGRLGAIGEVVAAAAAGCGPIRLVFEGLGAFPRPRAARIVWVGVSHGAQALTALQSRVETGLEPLGFAREMRPFTAHLTLGRVRSPAHREQLARALTLAPVEALGEMVLDRIELMKSDLSVGGARYSILQSFPLG